In the genome of Lathyrus oleraceus cultivar Zhongwan6 chromosome 4, CAAS_Psat_ZW6_1.0, whole genome shotgun sequence, the window ATGCAAATGAGGGATTCTCATTTTGCAATACGAATTTGCATATGTTCAAAATCCACATCAACTCCGACTTCCATCATTTAAAAGACCGTATTGAAAAAAAGTTACAAAGTTATGTTGAAGACATCATTTATCGCCATCCATTAATTAATGGAGATGATAATACTGTCTTTTACATAATGACACCCATTGAGACTGACGAAGATGTCAAGTCGATGTTTCAATGTCATATAACATTATCTCAATTACCCACCATTGAGATATATGTTCGTCTAGTCGAAAATCTTGAAGAACAACCGAGTCACAATGAAAATCTTGAAGAACAACCGACTCACAATGAAAATCTCTGTTATCCAACGCAATCTGTACAATCACACGAGTACAGAATGAGTCAAGCCATTGACGAAGAACCGACTCAAAATAATGAAACTTTCATACCAAATGAAGAGGTAGGCGAGAATAGTGAGGATGATCTTGAGGAGGTTCGATTTGAAGATCTATTTGGTGTTAGCGATGACGATGGCAATGAAGACATCTTCGACACACCGACCGTTGCACTAAGAGCGCAACCAATTAGTTTGTACAACCCACCTGTGCACATGCAAAACATAAGTTTGGATGATGCTGAACCAATCTCCATTTTCGAAAGTTTCATACCAACTCGCAATGCCGACGAAATAGAGGAGGGCATCGAGTATGAAAATAAGGAAAAGTGTGTTCTGGCGTTGCAACAATGGCATATAAAACGTAGTCTAGATTTTTCTGTGGTTAAATCTGACAATGTACGTTTTATCATCAAATGTAGAAATTCAACATGCAATTTCAAATGCGGGGTCTCTTTGCGTAAGGGCAACTCAAGGTGGAGAGTTGGTAAGTCTGGTGGGCATCATACATGTACAACCACTTCCATGTCACAAGACCATACAAAACTCAGTTTAGAAATGATTAGTAAGAGCATAATGGAGCTTGTAAATCGGGACGCTTCCATTAAGGTGAAGGTTATCATCGCTCATGTTGTTGAGAAATACAAGTATATCATATCCTACAAAAAGGCATGGATTGCAAAGTGTAAGGCAATTGAGTCGCTGTATGGAAATTGTGAGACATCTTACAATGATCTTCCGCAGTGGATACTGGTAATGAAAACATATCTACCCGGTACCATTATAGAATTGCAATCCTTACCTGTGATTTCAAATGATGGTTCACACTTGGGTGACCAAAGGATATTTCATCGTCTATTTTGGGCGTTTCGACCATGTATACGTGGTTTCGCGTATTGTAAACCTATTGTGCAGGTTGATGGAACATGGTTGTATGGCAAGTACCGAGGGACTCTGTTGATGGCTGTGGCACAGGATGGGAACGGGAATATATTTCCGATAGCGTTCGCATTGGTTGAAAGTGAGACAAAGGAAGcttggagtttctttcttaagaaTTTAAGAATACACGTTACTCCCCAAGCAAATCTGTGTCTAATATTAGACAGGCATGAATTGATAAAGAATGCATATAACAATCTGGAAAATGGGTGGAAGTATCCTCCATCATCACacgtctattgcattagacacaTCGCGCAAAACTTCATGCGCGAGATTAAAGACAAGGATCTGCGCAAACTAGTTGTTAACATGGGTTACGCGTTAACAGAGGCGAAATTTAACTACTACCGGGGGGAAATCCGAAGAACAAACAACGACGCTTTATCATGGATAGACAACATCCCTCGGGAGAAGTGggcaagggcatttgacagagggCAACGCTGGGGTCACATGACAACTAACCTAGTAGAAGCAATGAACTCGGTGCTAAAAGAAACCTGAAACCTTCCAATCACTGCATTGGTCAAATCTACGTACTATCGATTAGGATCACTATTTGGTAGAAGAGGCCATCAATGGACAAAAATGTTAGCCTCTGGGGAGGTTTTCATTGATAACTGCAACAAGGGGATGGCTGAGGAAGTCATCAAAGCTAACACGCATAACGTCATGCAGTTCAATCGCGAGACATTTTATTTCATGGTCCAAGAGAAGATTAATCATAACGACAGTCGACCAACCGGAACATTCAGCGTTGATCTGAGGAAACGACACTGTGATTGTGGGAAATTTCAGGCATTTCACTTACCTTGCTCCCATGTAATTACAACATGTTCGAGCATACGCCAGGACTACTCCGTTCACATTCCAGATGTCTTCAAAATTCTTAACGTGTTCAAGGTCTATAAGGAGAGTTTCCTAGGATTTCCCCATGAGGAGAATTGGCCATAATATGAAGGATTTACTTTTTGCCACGACGACTctatgagaaggaggaagaaagGGCGCCCAAACAGCACCAGGATTAGAACCGAGATGGACGACGTTGAGAAGGAAAAGAGAAGGTGTGGAATTTGCCGTGAAATAGGACACATGCGTAGGAAATGTCCTAATGTTGCAGGACCGTCCCAGCGACCATCCAGATGattatgttgttattttaattatcCGTCCAGAtgattatgttttttttaattattaactACTATGCACGTACTATATATAAACCATTGTGTATTTCTAATGTCTTTTGGAAACAAACAATTATGAAATACATTTGATAATCAAAGGCTTCTGGTTACAAAGTACGACCACAACAACAACCATGTTAACAACAAAAACAACCAACACAAGTGGTAATTAAAAAActaaccaacaacaacaaccaacacagGTGGACCTTCAACGCCTTTATTAACTTCACCAATATGTGCCGAAAACATACACTgaacatcttcatcattttctataCGATCCATGTAATACATGTACGTACCATCGGGGCTTGCATCAGTCAACATTATGTATGGACAACGATACTCTACTTTCCTCACCTTCATACGACGCCCGCCCAACTGTCGGAAGCCAGTGTGGATGGCTGAAATCAATGTTCTGAAATTGCATTACGGATCGAGGCAAACACTGATTTTTTCACCATGTCCATAAAATACAAGACCCCAAACAGACATTTTTACCAAAATAAACGATTTTGTGCTCTAAGTTAATTTTCTACAAACTCCTTTtatttatagaaaattaataCTTGAATACTCGACCAATCATTGGCCGAGACAGTACAAACACAAACCAATTGCTCGGCCAttgaaattttggagggaaacatATCATTCGATTTTTTTTGGAGGGAAACATATCATTCCaaaaaattattgaaattttggaggatgacatatcatttttatttttaatatttaaaaaacaaattcatttttattaataattaaaaaaaagcatttctattattaatattataaaaaataatcattttattttataatattttaaaaaccaatattagaaaactattattattataaaaactattattattaacattttattattagtattttataaaaatattattattattttaaaaaaaatcaattttattatttaaatatagaattaattagaaaactatttaataatatttttaataaatttatttaattatataatagtttttaaaataataataaataaataaaaacatcCTTCACTAGCTCGGTCAACCAATGGCCGAGCCTAGTCAGCATTTTAAACGCTTCATCCTCTTGTCCAATGAATGGGCGAGACCCAAAAGAAAAGTGGAcaattttgggatttttttttcAGAATGGGGCATTGTGGGAATAAATTTTCAAGAAAGGGGCACTGTGGGCAAATACTCTTGCTAAATCAATTaataaagaggaacatgttgagcatttgttgaagttattccagcatttgaggaagtataaactccgcttgaatcccaataagtgtacttttggtgttcgttctggtaaatAAATATAAGAGTGAGAGTGAGAGTGAGAGTGAGAGTaagagtgagagagagagagagagagagagaaagagagagagagagagagagagagagagNNNNNNNNNNNNNNNNNNNNNNNNNNNNNNNNNNNNNNNNNNNNNNNNNNNNNNNNNNNNNNNNNNNNNNNNNNNNNNNNNNNNNNNNNNNNNNNNNNNNNNNNNNNNNNNNNNNNNNNNNNNNNNNNNNNNNNNNNNNNNNNNNNNNNNNNNNNNNNNNNNNNNNNNNNNNNNNNNNNNNNNNNNNNNNNNNNNNNNNNNNNNNNNNNNNNNNNNNNNNNNNNNNNNNNNNNNNNNNNNNNNNNNNNNNNNNNNNNNNNNNNNNNNNNNNNNNNNNNNNNNNNNNNNNNNNNNNNNNNNNNNNNNNNNNNNNNNNNNNNNNNNNNNNNNNNNNNNNNNNNNNNNNNNNNNNNNNNNNNNNNNNNNNNNNNNNNNNNNNNNNNNNNNNNNNNNNNNNNNNNNNNNNNNNNNNNNNNNNNNNNNNNNNNNNNNNNNNNNNNNNNNNNNNNNNNNNNNNNNNNNNNNNNNNNNNNNNNNNNNNNNNNNNNNNNNNNNNNNNNNNNNNNNNNNNNNNNNNNNNNNNNNNNNNNNNNNNNNNNNNNNNNNNNNNNNNNNNNNNNNNNNNNNNNNNNNNNNNNNNNNNNNNNNNNNNNNNNNNNNNNNNNNNNNNNNNNNNNNNNNNNNNNNNNNNNNNNNNNNNNNNNNNNNNNNNNNNNNNNNNNNNNNNNNNNNNNNNNNNNNNNNNNNNNNNNNNNNNNNNNNNNNNNNNNNNNNNNNNNNNNNNNNNNNNNNNNNNNNNNNNNNNNNNNNNNNNNNNNNNNNNNNNNNNNNNNNNNNNNNNNNNNNNNNNNNNNNNNNNNNNNNNNNNNNNNNNNNNNNNNNNNNNNNNNNNNNNNNNNNNNNNNNNNNNNNNNNNNNNNNNNNNNNNNNNNNNNNNNNNNNNNNNNNNNNNNNNNNNNNNNNNNNNNNNNNNNNNNNNNNNNNNNNNNNNNNNNNNNNNNNNNNNNNNNNNNNNNNNNNNNNNNNNNNNNNNNNNNNNNNNNNNNNNNNNNNNNNNNNNNNNNNNNNNNNNNNNNNNNNNNNNNNNNNNNNNNNNNNNNNNNNNNNNNNNNNNNNNNNNNNNNNNNNNNNNNNNNNNNNNNNNNNNNNNNNNNNNNNNNNNNNNNNNNNNNNNNNNNNNNNNNNNNNNNNNNNNNNNNNNNNNNNNNNNNNNNNNNNNNNNNNNNNNNNNNNNNNNNNNNNNNNNNNNNNNNNNNNNNNNNNNNNNNNNNNNNNNNNNNNNNNNNNNNNNNNNNNNNNNNNNNNNNNNNNNNNNNNNNNNNNNNNNNNNNNNNNNNNNNNNNNNNNNNNNNNNNNNNNNNNNNNNNNNNNNNNNNNNNNNNNNNNNNNNNNNNNNNNNNNNNNNNNNNNNNNNNNNNNNNNNNNNNNNNNNNNNNNNNNNNNNNNNNNNNNNNNNNNNNNNNNNNNNNNNNNNNNNNNNNNNNNNNNNNNNNNNNNNNNNNNNNNNNNNNNNNNNNNNNNNNNNNNNNNNNNNNNNNNNNNNNNNNNNNNNNNNNNNNNNNNNNNNNNNNNNNNNNNNNNNNNNNNNNNNNNNNNNNNNNNNNNNNNNNNNNNNNNNNNNNNNNNNNNNNNNNNNNNNNNNNNNNNNNNNNNNNNNNNNNNNNNNNNNNNNNNNNNNNNNNNNNNNNNNNNNNNNNNNNNNNNNNNNNNNNNNNNNNNNNNNNNNNNNNNNNNNNNNNNNNNNNNNNNNNNNNNNNNNNNNNNNNNNNNNNNNNNNNNNNNNNNNNNNNNNNNNNNNNNNNNNNNNNNNNNNNNNNNNNNNNNNNNNNNNNNNNNNNNNNNNNNNNNNNNNNNNNNNNNNNNNNNNNNNNNNNNNNNNNNNNNNNNNNNNNNNNNNNNNNNNNNNNNNNNNNNNNNNNNNNNNNNNNNNNNNNNNNNNNNNNNNNNNNNNNNNNNNNNNNNNNNNNNNNNNNNNNNNNNNNNNNNNNNNNNNNNNNNNNNNNNNNNNNNNNNNNNNNNNNNNNNNNNNNNNNNNNNNNNNNNNNNNNNNNNNNNNNNNNNNNNNNNNNNNNNNNNNNNNNNNNNNNNNNNNNNNNNNNNNNNNNNNNNNNNNNNNNNNNNNNNNNNNNNNNNNNNNNNNNNNNNNNNNNNNNNNNNNNNNNNNNNNNNNNNNNNNNNNNNNNNNNNNNNNNNNNNNNNNNNNNNNNNNNNNNNNNNNNNNNNNNNNNNNNNNNNNNNNNNNNNNNNNNNNNNNNNNNNNNNNNNNNNNNNNNNNNNNNNNNNNNNNNNNNNNNNNNNNNNNNNNNNNNNNNNNNNNNNNNNNNNNNNNNNNNNNNNNNNNNNNNNNNNNNNNNNNNNNNNNNNNNNNNNNNNNNNNNNNNNNNNNNNNNNNNNNNNNNNNNNNNNNNNNNNNNNNNNNNNNNNNNNNNNNNNNNNNNNNNNNNNNNNNNNNNNNNNNNNNNNNNNNNNNNNNNNNNNNNNNNNNNNNNNNNNNNNNNNNNNNNNNNNNNNNNNNNNNNNNNNNNNNNNNNNNNNNNNNNNNNNNNNNNNNNNNNNNNNNNNNNNNNNNNNNNNNNNNNNNNNNNNNNNNNNNNNNNNNNNNNNNNNNNNNNNNNNNNNNNNNNNNNNNNNNNNNNNNNNNNNNNNNNNNNNNNNNNNNNNNNNNNNNNNNNNNNNNNNNNNNNNNNNNNNNNNNNNNNNNNNNNNNNNNNNNNNNNNNNNNNNNNNNNNNNNNNNNNNNNNNNNNNNNNNNNNNNNNNNNNNNNNNNNNNNNNNNNNNNNNNNNNNNNNNNNNNNNNNNNNNNNNNNNNNNNNNNNNNNNNNNNNNNNNNNNNNNNNNNNNNNNNNNNNNNNNNNNNNNNNNNNNNNNNNNNNNNNNNNNNNNNNNNNNNNNNNNNNNNNNNNNNNNNNNNNNNNNNNNNNNNNNNNNNNNNNNNNNNNNNNNNNNNNNNNNNNNNNNNNNNNNNNNNNNNNNNNNNNNNNNNNNNNNNNNNNNNNNNNNNNNNNNNNNNNNNNNNNNNNNNNNNNNNNNNNNNNNNNNNNNNNNNNNNNNNNNNNNNNNNNNNNNNNNNNNNNNNNNNNNNNNNNNNNNNNNNNNNNNNNNNNNNNNNNNNNNNNNNNNNNNNNNNNNNNNNNNNNNNNNNNNNNNNNNNNNNNNNNNNNNNNNNNNNNNNNNNNNNNNNNNNNNNNNNNNNNNNNNNNNNNNNNNNNNNNNNNNNNNNNNNNNNNNNNNNNNNNNNNNNNNNNNNNNNNNNNNNNNNNNNNNNNNNNNNNNNNNNNNNNNNNNNNNNNNNNNNNNNNNNNNNNNNNNNNNNNNNNNNNNNNNNNNNNNNNNNNNNNNNNNNNNNNNNNNNNNNNNNNNNNNNNNNNNNNNNNNNNNNNNNNNNNNNNNNNNNNNNNNNNNNNNNNNNNNNNNNNNNNNNNNNNNNNNNNNNNNNNNNNNNNNNNNNNNNNNNNNNNNNNNNNNNNNNNNNNNNNNNNNNNNNNNNNNNNNNNNNNNNNNNNNNNNNNNNNNNNNNNNNNNNNNNNNNNNNNNNNNNNNNNNNNNNNNNNNNNNNNNNNNNNNNNNNNNNNNNNNNNNNNNNNNNNNNNNNNNNNNNNNNNNNNNNNNNNNNNNNNNNNNNNNNNNNNNNNNNNNNNNNNNNNNNNNNNNNNNNNNNNNNNNNNNNNNNNNNNNNNNNNNNNNNNNNNNNNNNNNNNNNNNNNNNNNNNNNNNNNNNNNNNNNNNNNNNNNNNNNNNNNNNNNNNNNNNNNNNNNNNNNNNNNNNNNNNNNNNNNNNNNNNNNNNNNNNNNNNNNNNNNNNNNNNNNNNNNNNNNNNNNNNNNNNNNNNNNNNNNNNNNNNNNNNNNNNNNNNNNNNNNNNNNNNNNNNNNNNNNNNNNNNNNNNNNNNNNNNNNNNNNNNNNNNNNNNNNNNNNNNNNNNNNNNNNNNNNNNNNNNNNNNNNNNNNNNNNNNNNNNNNNNNNNNNNNNNNNNNNNNNNNNNNNNNNNNNNNNNNNNNNNNNNNNNNNNNNNNNNNNNNNNNNNNNNNNNNNNNNNNNNNNNNNNNNNNNNNNNNNNNNNNNNNNNNNNNNNNNNNNNNNNNNNNNNNNNNNNNNNNNNNNNNNNNNNNNNNNNNNNNNNNNNNNNNNNNNNNNNNNNNNNNNNNNNNNNNNNNNNNNNNNNNNNNNNNNNNNNNNNNNNNNNNNNNNNNNNNNNNNNNNNNNNNNNNNNNNNNNNNNNNNNNNNNNNNNNNNNNNNNNNNNNNNNNNNNNNNNNNNNNNNNNNNNNNNNNNNNNNNNNNNNNNNNNNNNNNNNNNNNNNNNNNNNNNNNNNNNNNNNNNNNNNNNNNNNNNNNNNNNNNNNNNNNNNNNNNNNNNNNNNNNNNNNNNNNNNNNNNNNNNNNNNNNNNNNNNNNNNNNNNNNNNNNNNNNNNNNNNNNNNNNNNNNNNNNNNNNNNNNNNNNNNNNNNNNNNNNNNNNNNNNNNNNNNNNNNNNNNNNNNNNNNNNNNNNNNNNNNNNNNNNNNNNNNNNNNNNNNNNNNNNNNNNNNNNNNNNNNNNNNNNNNNNNNNNNNNNNNNNNNNNNNNNNNNNNNNNNNNNNNNNNNNNNNNNNNNNNNNNNNNNNNNNNNNNNNNNNNNNNNNNNNNNNNNNNNNNNNNNNNNNNNNNNNNNNNNNNNNNNNNNNNNN includes:
- the LOC127136720 gene encoding uncharacterized protein LOC127136720: MTPIETDEDVKSMFQCHITLSQLPTIEIYVRLVENLEEQPSHNENLEEQPTHNENLCYPTQSVQSHEYRMSQAIDEEPTQNNETFIPNEEVGENSEDDLEEVRFEDLFGVSDDDGNEDIFDTPTVALRAQPISLYNPPVHMQNISLDDAEPISIFESFIPTRNADEIEEGIEYENKEKCVLALQQWHIKRSLDFSVVKSDNVRFIIKCRNSTCNFKCGVSLRKGNSRWRVGKSGGHHTCTTTSMSQDHTKLSLEMISKSIMELVNRDASIKVKVIIAHVVEKYKYIISYKKAWIAKCKAIESLYGNCETSYNDLPQWILVMKTYLPGTIIELQSLPVISNDGSHLGDQRIFHRLFWAFRPCIRGFAYCKPIVQVDGTWLYGKYRGTLLMAVAQDGNGNIFPIAFALVESETKEAWSFFLKNLRIHVTPQANLCLILDRHELIKNAYNNLENGWKYPPSSHVYCIRHIAQNFMREIKDKDLRKLVVNMGYALTEAKFNYYRGEIRRTNNDALSWIDNIPREKWARAFDRGQRWGHMTTNLVEAMNSVLKET